The Stegostoma tigrinum isolate sSteTig4 chromosome 9, sSteTig4.hap1, whole genome shotgun sequence genome includes a region encoding these proteins:
- the LOC125454578 gene encoding insulinoma-associated protein 1b-like, with translation MPRGFLVKRSRKSTLVSYRIRSEDAAEPPPVLETFPVPASGSPRGLSGGGPAWPPDEDHAPPPPPPPVASPVRPVSREHGPRFLSLASPVGGESFPKPAAPFAGALDRALLLGPADGKLASAYGSAPGRPAAPPHHHITNNNRCSGGGSAGQTRGSQVAKAAAPKKAKAIRKLNFEDEVTTSPVLGLKIKEGPVEAKPRSGVSGGGFGGVGGGGGGGKPLGEFICQLCKEEYIDPFSLAQHKCSRIVRVEYRCPECDKVFSCPANLASHRRWHKPRGQTPSAAGGHPLASSASNTKGDPGKPSPGEPPAKELRSEAGDRDTPSPGSAPSESGSEDGLYECHRCGKKFRRQAYLRKHLAAHPGDASSYPPFPGSAAAAGGGGGGGEAPEKKLPAPGQVSKPGSEYQPCQLCGENFPGKTSQERHLRPHAPEVFPCKYCPATFYSSPGLTRHINKCHPSENRQVILLQMPVRPAC, from the coding sequence ATGCCGAGAGGATTCCTGGTGAAAAGGAGCAGGAAATCGACCCTGGTCTCTTACCGGATCCGCTCAGAAGATGCAGCCGAGCCGCCGCCGGTGCTGGAGACATTCCCGGTCCCCGCCTCCGGTTCCCCCCGGGGGTTGTCCGGCGGGGGCCCGGCTTGGCCGCCCGACGAGGATCATGCGcccccgccgccgccgccgccggtGGCGAGCCCGGTGCGGCCGGTGAGCCGGGAGCACGGCCCCCGCTTCCTGAGCCTGGCGTCGCCGGTGGGCGGCGAGTCTTTCCCGAAGCCGGCGGCTCCGTTCGCCGGCGCCTTGGACCGGGCGCTGCTGCTGGGGCCGGCCGACGGGAAGCTGGCCTCGGCGTACGGGTCAGCGCCGGGTCGCCCGGCGGCTCCTCCTCACCAccacatcaccaacaacaacagaTGCAGCGGGGGCGGTAGCGCCGGTCAGACCAGGGGCAGCCAGGTCGCGAAAGCGGCCGCCCCGAAGAAAGCCAAAGCCATTAGGAAACTCAACTTCGAAGATGAGGTGACAACCTCCCCGGTGCTGGGCTTGAAGATTAAAGAGGGTCCGGTGGAGGCTAAGCCCAGGTCGGGGGTATCCGGTGGTGGGTTTGGTGGcgttggtggaggaggaggaggagggaagcCCCTGGGGGAGTTTATCTGCCAGCTGTGCAAGGAGGAATACATCGACCCGTTCTCCCTGGCCCAGCACAAGTGCTCCCGGATCGTCAGGGTGGAGTACCGGTGCCCGGAATGCGACAAGGTCTTCAGCTGCCCCGCCAACCTGGCATCGCACCGGCGCTGGCACAAACCCCGGGGCCAGACCCCGAGCGCGGCCGGCGGTCACCCCCTCGCCTCCAGTGCCAGCAACACTAAAGGGGACCCCGGTAAACCAAGCCCCGGGGAACCCCCAGCCAAGGAGCTGAGGTCAGAGGCCGGAGACCGAGATACCCCGAGCCCCGGCTCGGCTCCCTCCGAGTCCGGTTCCGAGGACGGTCTCTACGAGTGTCACCGGTGTGGCAAGAAATTCCGGCGCCAGGCTTACCTGCGGAAACACCTCGCGGCTCACCCCGGGGACGCCTCGTCCTACCCCCCGTTCCCCGGTAGCGCTGCTGccgctggaggaggaggaggagggggggaagcgCCCGAGAAGAAGCTCCCAGCGCCCGGCCAAGTCTCCAAACCCGGCTCCGAGTACCAGCCGTGCCAACTGTGCGGCGAGAACTTCCCCGGCAAGACCAGCCAAGAGCGCCACCTCCGCCCGCACGCTCCCGAGGTGTTCCCTTGCAAGTACTGCCCGGCCACTTTCTACAGCTCTCCGGGACTCACCAGACACATTAATAAGTGCCACCCATCAGAAAACAGGCAAGTGATCCTTCTCCAAATGCCAGTGCGCCCTGCCTGTTAG